aaatttaaaaattagttatatataatttaatataaaaattcacatacaaataaaaatgataaatgtaacaaatttaaatatattatccgcgcgtagcgcggagaaaGAATCTAgtgaaaataaaactttaaaatgaagATTTGAAAATTAGTTATTCCAACTATAAATCCtcaaaaaatctttaaaagtaTTTATTTGCATTAAAGTCTTTgatattaacaaaagttactaatatttatgacataaataactataaaaaccaaaaaaaaaaatacaagataaTTTTGAAGTTGTAAACAATGAAACCTCAAATTGGAGGTTTCACTATTTGCAACTTCAAAATTTGaggatttgaaattgggatgaaatgatacaaaactttaaaattttaaaattggaaGTTGGGTTGAAGATGCTCTAAAGAAATGATTCAGTATTCACAAGTTTTAGACTGATTCAGCCAATATGTACTTGATCATCGTTTtgaatatatcatttttttctgcTTATCATGGGAGACATGCCTCGACAGTTCGAGTCCCCCATGATGAAAAAGAACAAACATTCACAGCCTCCATGCGCATCAGGAACCTTAACTTCTGTTGCGCGTAAAGTAAGGTCTTAGACATGTCCAAAAGAGTAGAGAGCTTATGTGAATCAGGATATTAAGTTTTAACGACTATTACAGTTCTGACGATGACTACTAGGAAGCTGAATAACAAGTATCAAACGTAAGAAACTCCTCGCCTGATCTGTAAAGGACCATAACAGTATATAAGCCGATGAACACAACAAACAAAAGGCATTCCTCAAACATGAGACAGTAAGTTTTGGCTTGTAATAGAACAAACAAAATTCACAATCCTTGAGCTTTGCTCCGTTCTTCAGCCATTCTCTTCTTGATCTCATGTGCCGCATTGAAAATCCCCATCGTTGGTTGGTTACACACAAAGCACTTCTTGTTCTTCGTGTGATGCTGCATATCATTAAATGAACCAAAACTCACAAACCAAACACACATAATCATCATAGCTGGCACTTAAATAAATTCATCATCATACCTTTAGAGCACAATGTTCGCAGAAGTAATGCTTGCATTTAGTGACAACTGGATCAACGAAACTCTCTCTGCAAATGAAGCAAGCAAAGGGCAACGCATCTTCGTCTTCCTCACTGTCAgcctcatcatcatcttcgtcTTCAACTCCCATAGCTTTGTTTCTCTTCCTAACCTTCTCTGCTTCTTCCCACTCTTTCTCTATCTGCCACCCAGGTTTGTAATCTCCACGGTCATGCAGAAACTTACACGAGTCTCCATACCCACAGTAACCAGTTTCTTTGTAATCCTTGCATATATCAGGCTGGTAATCGAACCTAGCGGATACTCTGATGTGCGCAGAAGCTCTCAACGGCCCATGTGAGCCTCCAGCCTTCTCGCTGGAGATGGTTTGCTCTCTTCTAAACCCGGCTTTGTGATCCGTATATCCATGGATTCCGGTATAAAGCTTCTCACCGGAAGCCTTGTTTTTATTCCCTTTCAAAGCTTCGTCAGCTCGCTTGAGAACTCTCTCGCGGATGGCTCGTGCGTCTTGGTTGAAGTCGGTCTCGGTCTCAAGAGTCGCGGTGGCTCTACTGTCGTTCTGAACCTGGATCTCCTTTGATGAATCGTAGTGAAAGACGACGGCCTTTTCAGGAGCCTCGCTCGTCGTCGTGGCAGAGCCCTTGGACGGTCCAGAGGAGAAAAACAGCTTGTTGTCGGGCTTAGCAACTTTCTTGAGGTTGTTCAATATAGAGGTTTCGCTTTTGGCATCTGCGTCTTCTTCATCAGCATCAACCGCAGGTCTTTTCCTTAGATTTTTAGCTTTAGATGGCTTCTTGAAGAAAGtgcaaactgaaaaaaaaaaacagaagaatgattattaaataaatgggaattttatttaaagctaacaaagaagaagaaacacagTGACACAAGTTAGATAAGTACCTTGTTGAGATTGAGAAGCTTCTTCTTGCTGACATGTTTTGGGTTCTTCTCCAGAGTCTGACATTGTGagatcaaatttgaaatttgcgCCCTTTCCTGCAAATTATAATTTCAGATTAGAGTTGCTTCTTAGCTCGTACTGATCCTAACAATTCAATCGACTTACGAAACGTAAACCTAATTCTTCGATCCACTGAGAAATCACAATACCTAAATAATCAGA
Above is a window of Brassica napus cultivar Da-Ae chromosome A10, Da-Ae, whole genome shotgun sequence DNA encoding:
- the LOC106370879 gene encoding zinc finger CCCH domain-containing protein 1 gives rise to the protein MSDSGEEPKTCQQEEASQSQQVCTFFKKPSKAKNLRKRPAVDADEEDADAKSETSILNNLKKVAKPDNKLFFSSGPSKGSATTTSEAPEKAVVFHYDSSKEIQVQNDSRATATLETETDFNQDARAIRERVLKRADEALKGNKNKASGEKLYTGIHGYTDHKAGFRREQTISSEKAGGSHGPLRASAHIRVSARFDYQPDICKDYKETGYCGYGDSCKFLHDRGDYKPGWQIEKEWEEAEKVRKRNKAMGVEDEDDDEADSEEDEDALPFACFICRESFVDPVVTKCKHYFCEHCALKHHTKNKKCFVCNQPTMGIFNAAHEIKKRMAEERSKAQGL